A part of Bacteroidia bacterium genomic DNA contains:
- a CDS encoding SusC/RagA family TonB-linked outer membrane protein has protein sequence MLNFLFLQLAWVTAKVPETVSIADFTVSGRVMDAQSKEPLVGCTITLKGATTGTLSGDDGRFSISVPDEKAVLVFTYLGYEKQEVTVGNRTSIDVMMAASGLELDQVLLVGYGSTAKKDLTGSITSLKSDDFNRGIMNSPEQLLQGKVAGVNVTSASGEPGTGQNITVRGPGGVRTGSTPLFVLDGLALDNSSTGGAINPLTFLNPEDIESIDVLKDASATAIYGARGANGVIIITTKRGKTGVSSFNYNGSLGLSTIARPLDVFTADEYRQEVVKIGGILDDRGGNTDWQQEITRQAITQNHNFSMGGGAGDLTYYASFGVQNQEGILKNNQFDRLSGRINATQKLWEDRLSIDVNINATNSVNERPPIGFLVGSAITANPTYPAYASDGTPFIDQNFTSPLRVLDLEKDITTTNRVIANVSPSLKLMKGLVYKLNYGLDYSNSTQDIQSLASNLPQQDGRLESRYITNRNELIENYLTYTYNGDKHNLTVLGGHSYQTIFVQGRTSSINKFPVSDIEPIYNPGLGQELTLASNKPTGFAVINELQSFFSRVNYQLMDKYLLTTTVRADGSSKFGENNKYGVFPSFSLGWRISEEAFMQNTPFSELKLRGGYGLTGNQEIPSKITQSLFTSSVSSTTSYPLSPAGPFPAGTSFTRLANPDIQWEVSSQIDLGLDFGLFDGALYGSIDYFNKVSNNILLEVIPADPVQPASSFWTNVEDMTITNQGFEFELNYRFLSEKTFRFEIGGNLTLIDNEVTGSPYTVIPSGSASGSGLTSATINGYVNGQPIGTFFLREFIGFTDDGLSEYSDIDGDGLVGDNDRVAAGTALPKQIFGFNTILGFKGFELVANLNGVAGNKIYDNTANANFYKLRLSKGINTTAEAIASPEESINNAAPVSTRYLKDASFLRMNNLSLSYNVDTQAMGIGKWVKGLRLSVTGQNLFVITSYDGFDPEVNTDRTINGISSYGIDYLSYPRAKSLIFGINVNF, from the coding sequence ATGTTGAACTTTTTGTTCCTGCAGCTTGCATGGGTTACGGCAAAAGTGCCTGAAACCGTCTCTATCGCTGATTTTACTGTCAGTGGTCGCGTCATGGATGCCCAGTCAAAAGAACCCCTTGTTGGCTGTACCATCACGCTCAAAGGTGCTACAACCGGTACACTTTCTGGCGACGACGGCAGATTTTCGATCAGTGTGCCTGACGAAAAAGCCGTACTGGTATTCACTTACCTCGGCTATGAAAAACAGGAAGTAACCGTCGGCAACCGTACGTCCATTGACGTGATGATGGCTGCTTCCGGTCTGGAACTTGACCAGGTTCTTCTCGTTGGTTATGGCTCTACCGCCAAAAAAGATCTCACAGGTTCGATCACCTCGCTTAAAAGTGATGACTTCAACCGTGGGATTATGAATTCACCCGAACAGCTTCTTCAGGGTAAAGTCGCAGGGGTAAATGTGACCTCTGCAAGCGGCGAACCCGGTACAGGTCAGAATATCACTGTGCGCGGACCCGGTGGCGTTCGTACCGGAAGTACTCCGCTGTTTGTACTTGACGGACTTGCACTGGACAACTCGAGCACAGGTGGCGCGATTAACCCGCTGACCTTCCTCAATCCCGAAGACATTGAGTCCATTGATGTGCTGAAAGATGCATCCGCAACCGCTATCTACGGTGCCCGTGGTGCCAATGGGGTCATCATCATCACCACCAAAAGAGGCAAAACTGGTGTTTCTTCCTTCAACTACAATGGAAGCCTGGGTTTATCGACCATTGCTCGCCCTCTGGATGTATTTACCGCTGATGAATACAGACAGGAAGTGGTGAAAATCGGTGGTATCCTCGACGACCGCGGTGGCAATACTGACTGGCAACAGGAAATTACCCGTCAGGCGATTACCCAAAACCACAACTTTTCTATGGGCGGCGGTGCCGGTGATCTTACCTACTACGCTTCTTTTGGGGTACAAAACCAGGAAGGTATTCTGAAAAATAATCAGTTTGACCGCCTCTCGGGAAGGATCAACGCTACACAAAAACTCTGGGAAGACCGCCTGTCCATTGACGTGAATATCAACGCAACCAACTCTGTCAATGAGCGCCCGCCAATTGGTTTTTTGGTCGGAAGTGCTATCACAGCTAATCCTACCTATCCGGCGTATGCTTCAGATGGTACGCCATTTATCGATCAGAATTTTACCAGTCCGCTCAGAGTGCTGGATCTGGAAAAAGACATTACCACTACCAACCGGGTGATTGCCAATGTTTCTCCCTCTCTCAAACTGATGAAAGGGTTGGTGTATAAGCTCAATTATGGTCTTGACTACTCCAATTCCACACAAGATATTCAGTCTCTGGCAAGCAATTTGCCACAGCAGGACGGTCGCCTGGAGTCCCGGTATATTACCAATCGCAACGAGCTGATTGAAAATTATCTTACCTATACCTACAACGGCGATAAACATAACCTGACTGTACTGGGAGGACATTCCTACCAGACGATTTTTGTACAGGGACGCACCAGTAGCATCAACAAATTTCCTGTATCGGATATCGAGCCAATCTACAACCCCGGACTGGGGCAGGAACTTACGCTCGCGAGCAATAAGCCAACAGGTTTTGCTGTGATCAATGAATTGCAGTCTTTCTTCTCACGGGTAAATTATCAGCTGATGGATAAATACCTGCTGACAACTACCGTACGTGCAGATGGTTCTTCCAAATTTGGTGAAAACAATAAATATGGTGTTTTCCCTTCCTTCTCCCTCGGCTGGAGAATTTCTGAAGAAGCTTTTATGCAGAATACACCTTTCAGCGAATTGAAACTGCGCGGTGGTTACGGATTGACCGGAAATCAGGAAATCCCTTCCAAGATTACCCAGTCGCTGTTTACTTCCTCTGTGTCAAGTACTACCAGCTATCCGCTCTCTCCGGCTGGGCCATTTCCTGCGGGAACATCTTTCACACGTCTGGCAAATCCCGATATCCAATGGGAAGTATCTTCGCAAATCGACCTCGGACTTGACTTCGGGTTGTTTGACGGAGCACTTTACGGCTCTATCGATTACTTCAACAAGGTATCCAATAATATCCTGCTGGAGGTTATCCCTGCCGACCCGGTACAGCCTGCGAGCAGTTTCTGGACCAATGTGGAAGACATGACGATTACTAACCAGGGATTTGAGTTTGAGCTTAATTACCGTTTCCTCTCCGAGAAAACTTTCCGGTTTGAAATTGGCGGTAACCTGACTCTGATAGACAATGAGGTAACAGGTTCACCTTATACCGTAATTCCTTCGGGAAGTGCTTCCGGTTCCGGTCTGACCTCTGCCACAATCAATGGATATGTAAACGGACAGCCTATCGGTACATTTTTCCTGAGAGAGTTTATTGGCTTTACAGATGATGGTCTGAGCGAATACAGCGATATCGACGGAGACGGCCTGGTAGGAGATAATGACCGGGTTGCAGCGGGAACTGCTTTGCCAAAACAAATCTTTGGATTTAATACGATTTTGGGATTCAAGGGCTTTGAACTGGTGGCCAACCTCAACGGAGTTGCCGGAAACAAAATCTATGACAATACTGCCAATGCCAATTTCTACAAACTGCGTTTGTCCAAAGGTATAAATACTACTGCCGAGGCGATTGCTTCTCCCGAAGAATCCATTAACAATGCGGCGCCTGTTTCCACCCGTTACTTAAAAGATGCTTCATTTCTCCGGATGAACAACCTCAGCCTGAGCTACAATGTCGATACTCAGGCAATGGGTATCGGTAAATGGGTAAAAGGCCTTAGACTGTCTGTAACTGGTCAGAACCTGTTTGTCATCACTTCCTATGATGGATTTGATCCGGAAGTAAACACAGACCGCACGATCAACGGAATCTCTTCTTATGGAATTGATTATCTCAGCTACCCTCGTGCAAAATCGCTCATCTTTGGCATTAACGTCAATTTCTAA
- a CDS encoding RagB/SusD family nutrient uptake outer membrane protein, with protein sequence MKKNLLIFTLLSVMMVYNSCTDLKENILDETSATGLSDKEAAEGIVAPVYALLPSLFQHTRYFALQEISTDEAILPYRGGTDWGDNGIYIEMHQHNYRSTDPNIRGTWTFLLTSISRAVTAINVLPENSDPSAQLYLAEARGMRAYYSLLTLDLFGLVFVKDDLNQTSTILRGSEAVNFIESELLAVEPSLSNDVGHGRFNRAAAWGLLARLYLNAAVYRDPYSTNFDFTGSDMDKVVEYTDKIINSGLFQLSSDYFSIFDSDNYDNSEIIFAVDQRAELNGHNRMAYFSLSGDHYPLPAFPNANGTDGPGITSDFYQTWVSAYGADDPSVDPRFYQQNLGVYTNPADTCVAAADFKIDRGILRGQQYGLIRTNGVFETCADGKLRIGPLTNASRNRQDLPVNFTEQIDFTVEGSNYSTGFRVEKYEFSPKSSSGRNFGDADLVIIRLADVYLMRAEAKLRKNNDVGSALADVNTVRASRTSTTPPPALTDMSLDLLYRERGFEFYWEMLRRTDMIRFGKYEDTWTEKTNSDPRKRLFPIPQTAIDGASNLPGYLEQNEGY encoded by the coding sequence ATGAAAAAAAATCTATTGATATTCACGCTCCTCAGTGTCATGATGGTGTACAACAGTTGTACCGACCTGAAGGAGAATATTCTCGACGAAACCTCTGCTACCGGCCTTTCTGACAAAGAAGCTGCCGAAGGAATCGTTGCACCGGTTTATGCGTTGCTGCCCAGTCTTTTCCAGCATACCCGCTACTTCGCATTGCAGGAAATCTCTACAGATGAGGCCATTTTGCCTTATCGCGGAGGTACAGACTGGGGCGATAATGGTATTTATATCGAAATGCACCAGCACAATTACCGCAGCACGGATCCCAATATCCGCGGTACCTGGACTTTTCTGCTTACCAGTATTTCACGGGCAGTTACGGCGATTAACGTATTGCCCGAAAACAGCGATCCTTCCGCACAGCTTTACCTTGCTGAAGCCCGGGGTATGCGTGCTTACTATTCGCTGTTGACGCTGGATCTTTTTGGGTTGGTTTTTGTAAAAGATGACCTCAATCAGACCTCAACGATTCTCCGCGGTTCGGAAGCCGTAAACTTCATCGAAAGCGAGTTGCTCGCCGTCGAACCTTCTTTGTCAAACGACGTCGGACATGGAAGATTTAACCGCGCTGCTGCATGGGGACTGCTGGCAAGGCTGTATCTGAATGCTGCTGTTTACAGAGATCCTTATTCTACCAACTTCGACTTTACAGGGTCTGATATGGATAAGGTTGTCGAGTACACCGACAAGATTATCAACTCGGGTTTGTTTCAGTTGTCGTCAGACTATTTCTCTATTTTTGATTCTGACAACTACGACAACAGCGAGATCATATTTGCGGTAGATCAGCGGGCAGAACTCAACGGACACAACCGGATGGCTTATTTTTCTCTTTCCGGAGATCATTATCCATTACCAGCTTTCCCAAATGCAAATGGAACAGACGGCCCGGGTATTACTTCAGATTTTTACCAGACATGGGTAAGTGCTTACGGAGCTGATGATCCTTCTGTTGATCCGCGCTTTTACCAGCAGAATCTTGGGGTATATACCAATCCCGCAGATACGTGTGTGGCAGCTGCCGATTTCAAAATCGACAGAGGCATCCTGAGAGGTCAGCAATACGGTCTGATTCGCACCAATGGTGTATTTGAAACCTGTGCTGACGGCAAACTTCGCATTGGCCCGCTTACCAATGCTTCCCGCAATCGTCAGGATTTGCCGGTCAATTTTACCGAACAAATAGACTTCACGGTAGAAGGCAGTAACTACAGCACGGGTTTTCGGGTAGAAAAATACGAGTTTAGCCCCAAGTCTTCCAGCGGAAGAAACTTTGGTGATGCAGACCTTGTGATTATTCGCCTGGCCGACGTATATCTGATGCGTGCAGAAGCTAAACTCAGAAAAAACAACGATGTAGGTAGCGCCCTGGCGGATGTAAATACCGTAAGAGCTTCCAGAACCAGCACAACTCCTCCTCCGGCACTGACAGATATGTCGCTAGATCTGTTGTACCGCGAGCGTGGGTTTGAGTTTTACTGGGAAATGCTTCGCCGCACCGATATGATCCGGTTTGGCAAATATGAAGATACATGGACAGAAAAAACCAATTCCGATCCAAGGAAGAGATTGTTCCCGATTCCCCAGACAGCCATTGATGGAGCTTCCAACCTCCCCGGCTATCTGGAGCAGAATGAAGGGTACTAG
- a CDS encoding response regulator codes for MIMVLSCRGVWGQSDNPFIRNYPRNAYFSNDFVTAPQNWGFAQDTSGRMYLANTHGVLEFDGKSWRMITGTEGLTSLRIHTRQNGQVLVGSRTDFGYLSPDADGQLAFVSLRPLMQDSFSKAPAIRSIWEANDGMYFVSTNHIWRWNPEQQSLIHQETPSSIQNAFLHGGRLYCRVEGKGICTISDDGWDVFSSIDQEVPGKVQLILSLSPSENEPQNLLLICQREGIYQLLDGQLRLWSEKIEPILPDLQIWDAIKVLPDKIAFATHNQGLILTDFEGNVVQTYDREAGLISNSLITVFQDRQSGIWVSSDIGISRVDYPPGLQFFGYNSLLEGAVISVVRQGKTLWAGTTNGLFNTTISSRDSYLFFQKESISLDEVWALAGVNGDLLIGATRGLFIRNPSSRFLNIFDKRVNTLLVSGVFPNIVYAGLEDGVGVLENKAGKWVWKGMLEGIGHAVRTLAEEPDGTLWAAYREVSQIAFPQGITLLPKVEKMGNEEGFTDDLDIIEPSYVGGRIRFGTYNGLRIFDKNQQKLLPDTTLPARFYDGTEATYFLKTDASGRFWLSLGSENGWFEHLNTDHPAWQSNALNPVSSEVVSIYPDPAGIIWVGTLEGLYRFIPEASQASPANFLALIRKVEGTRGSPLFWGAGNPTSYLKQIKYPNNTIRFECSSSSQKFPEQVKFRFWLDGYEKNWSEWAYSSTKEYTRLWEGNYRFHVQAKDVYGNESVVAAYQFRVLAPWYRTWWAWLIYVILFAMAVVVGARVILRKQRQKLQDKEAELKLERETAERLRQVDRLKDEFLANTSHELRTPLNGIIGITESLFEQSDNLRVRQNLGMVIASGKRLSSLVNDLLDFSRIRNADLVLRQRPIDLRSVVDVVLQVSLPMARGKNLQLENLVPAELPAAFADEDRLTQILYNLIGNAIKFTENGYIHVTASVKDEKLEIAIADTGIGIAKDKWESIFDAFEQGDGSISRTYAGTGLGLSISKTLVERHGGRMWVESEVGKGSTFYFTLTISDEKAEALTEIENMRLTPIRVNPADTGIRDMEHDEILVNTNIERTRILIVDDEPINHQVLKNYLREERYEIVSAMNGTEAMSILETDASFDIVLLDVMMPRMSGYEVCRLIRQKHLPSELPIIMITAKNQVNDLVQGLNIGANDYLAKPFSKDEFLARLSTHLNLGQINRATNRFVPNEFIKTLGHNSITEVRLGDNIAREVTVLFSDIRDYTTLSESLTPDDNFRFVNAYARRMGPVIHNHHGFVNQYLGDGIMALFQQSPGDAIAAAVGMQAEIRAYNTYRLAKGRKALKVGMGLHTGPLIMGIIGDNLRSEAAIIADTVNIASRLEGLTKYYHTHVLLSEMSYLELSEADQATCRYLGKVQVKGKQEAIGIYECLAGEEEKIRDLKLSTKNVFDQGLQAYLNKEFIPAAESMKIVLAKYPEDETARYFLTRVTQLIQTGVPEEWTGIEEMKGK; via the coding sequence ATGATCATGGTATTGTCATGCCGTGGGGTGTGGGGGCAATCAGATAATCCTTTTATCCGGAACTATCCGCGAAACGCTTATTTCTCCAATGATTTTGTTACGGCCCCTCAAAACTGGGGATTTGCTCAGGATACTTCCGGTCGTATGTATCTGGCCAATACACATGGGGTACTGGAGTTTGACGGAAAATCATGGCGAATGATAACCGGGACCGAAGGCTTGACCTCACTTCGTATCCATACAAGGCAAAACGGTCAAGTCCTGGTGGGAAGCCGAACCGATTTTGGGTATCTCTCTCCTGATGCCGATGGGCAGTTGGCTTTTGTCTCCCTGAGACCTTTGATGCAGGATAGCTTTTCGAAGGCGCCAGCTATTCGAAGTATTTGGGAGGCAAATGATGGGATGTACTTTGTTTCTACCAATCATATATGGCGCTGGAATCCGGAGCAGCAATCTCTTATTCATCAGGAGACACCATCTTCGATACAAAACGCTTTTCTACACGGCGGGCGATTGTATTGCCGTGTGGAGGGGAAAGGGATTTGCACGATTTCTGATGATGGCTGGGACGTGTTTTCAAGCATCGATCAGGAAGTGCCAGGGAAAGTACAGCTGATTCTTTCTCTTTCCCCCTCAGAAAATGAGCCGCAAAATCTTTTGTTGATCTGCCAGCGTGAAGGGATATATCAACTGCTGGATGGGCAGTTGCGGCTATGGAGTGAAAAAATCGAACCGATTTTGCCTGACCTTCAAATCTGGGATGCGATCAAGGTTCTTCCCGATAAAATTGCCTTTGCGACCCACAATCAGGGATTAATTCTTACTGATTTTGAGGGAAATGTTGTCCAGACCTATGACCGCGAGGCCGGACTTATCAGCAATTCGCTTATCACCGTTTTTCAGGACCGGCAGTCAGGTATCTGGGTTTCTTCTGATATTGGCATATCCCGTGTGGATTATCCGCCCGGGCTTCAGTTTTTTGGTTATAATAGTTTGCTGGAAGGGGCAGTCATCTCGGTTGTCCGTCAGGGCAAAACCCTGTGGGCAGGTACCACCAATGGGTTATTTAATACTACCATTTCCTCCCGGGACTCATACCTATTTTTTCAAAAGGAATCGATTTCCCTCGATGAAGTATGGGCATTGGCTGGTGTAAACGGGGACCTGCTGATCGGAGCTACCCGTGGGTTATTTATCCGCAATCCATCATCGCGTTTTTTGAATATTTTTGATAAAAGGGTCAATACATTGTTGGTATCAGGAGTGTTTCCAAACATAGTATATGCTGGTCTGGAAGATGGGGTAGGGGTGCTTGAAAATAAAGCCGGTAAATGGGTGTGGAAGGGGATGCTGGAAGGGATTGGCCACGCAGTCAGAACGCTGGCGGAAGAGCCAGATGGCACGCTTTGGGCTGCCTACAGGGAAGTATCCCAAATTGCGTTTCCGCAGGGAATAACCTTGCTTCCCAAAGTTGAAAAAATGGGTAATGAAGAAGGATTTACGGATGATCTGGATATCATTGAACCTTCCTATGTGGGTGGAAGAATACGTTTTGGCACCTACAACGGCTTGCGAATTTTTGATAAAAACCAGCAAAAACTTTTGCCCGATACCACGCTTCCTGCCCGCTTTTACGATGGAACGGAGGCTACCTATTTTCTCAAAACCGATGCTTCAGGGAGGTTCTGGCTGTCATTGGGTTCTGAGAATGGCTGGTTTGAACATTTGAATACGGACCATCCCGCCTGGCAATCCAATGCCTTAAATCCCGTAAGTTCTGAGGTGGTTTCTATTTACCCTGATCCTGCCGGTATCATATGGGTAGGTACGCTGGAAGGGCTTTACCGGTTTATTCCGGAAGCGAGCCAGGCATCGCCGGCTAATTTTCTGGCACTGATAAGAAAGGTTGAAGGAACAAGGGGGAGCCCCCTTTTTTGGGGTGCTGGTAATCCCACCTCCTATTTAAAGCAAATTAAATACCCCAACAATACGATTCGCTTCGAATGTTCATCTTCATCTCAAAAATTTCCGGAACAGGTGAAGTTTCGTTTTTGGCTGGACGGGTATGAAAAAAACTGGTCGGAATGGGCCTATTCTTCTACCAAAGAATATACACGCCTCTGGGAAGGAAATTATCGCTTCCATGTGCAGGCAAAAGATGTGTATGGAAATGAAAGTGTAGTTGCCGCTTATCAATTTCGCGTACTCGCACCCTGGTACCGTACCTGGTGGGCATGGCTTATCTATGTGATACTCTTTGCAATGGCTGTCGTGGTCGGTGCGCGGGTCATTCTCCGAAAGCAGCGCCAAAAACTACAGGATAAAGAAGCCGAACTCAAACTCGAACGAGAAACCGCTGAACGCCTCCGCCAGGTTGACCGCCTGAAAGATGAGTTTCTCGCCAATACGTCGCACGAACTGCGGACGCCGCTCAACGGTATTATTGGTATCACTGAGTCTTTGTTTGAGCAATCTGACAATCTGCGTGTACGCCAAAACCTGGGTATGGTCATCGCTTCAGGCAAACGCCTGTCCTCTCTCGTCAATGACTTGTTAGACTTCTCCCGTATCCGAAATGCAGACCTCGTCTTGCGCCAACGTCCTATCGACCTGCGGTCGGTGGTTGATGTCGTATTGCAGGTTTCTCTGCCGATGGCACGGGGGAAAAATCTTCAGCTGGAAAATCTCGTTCCTGCAGAACTTCCCGCTGCCTTTGCCGATGAAGACCGCCTCACGCAGATACTCTACAACCTTATAGGCAATGCCATCAAGTTTACTGAAAACGGGTACATACATGTAACTGCTTCTGTAAAAGACGAAAAGCTTGAGATTGCTATCGCAGACACCGGAATCGGTATCGCCAAAGATAAATGGGAATCTATATTCGATGCATTTGAGCAAGGCGACGGCTCAATCAGCCGCACCTATGCCGGTACTGGTCTGGGACTGAGCATCTCCAAAACACTGGTCGAACGCCACGGGGGAAGGATGTGGGTAGAGTCTGAAGTCGGAAAAGGATCAACCTTTTATTTTACCCTCACGATTTCTGACGAAAAAGCTGAAGCGCTGACGGAAATTGAAAATATGCGGCTTACGCCTATTCGTGTTAATCCTGCTGATACAGGCATCCGGGATATGGAACATGACGAGATATTGGTCAATACCAATATCGAACGCACCCGCATTCTGATCGTCGATGACGAGCCGATCAATCATCAGGTGCTCAAAAATTATCTTCGCGAAGAGCGATATGAAATCGTCTCTGCAATGAATGGCACTGAGGCTATGAGTATTCTGGAAACGGATGCTTCTTTTGATATCGTTTTGCTGGATGTCATGATGCCACGGATGTCGGGGTATGAGGTCTGCCGCCTTATCCGTCAGAAACACCTCCCTTCCGAACTCCCCATTATCATGATTACTGCCAAAAATCAGGTCAATGATCTCGTGCAGGGGCTGAATATCGGTGCAAATGACTACCTCGCCAAACCCTTCTCCAAAGATGAGTTTCTCGCCAGGCTAAGTACGCATCTCAATCTCGGTCAGATCAATCGCGCAACCAATCGCTTTGTTCCCAACGAATTTATCAAAACACTGGGGCACAACTCGATCACCGAGGTGCGTTTGGGCGACAATATTGCCCGCGAGGTTACGGTTTTGTTCTCCGATATCCGGGACTACACCACCTTGTCTGAGTCCTTAACTCCTGATGACAATTTCCGTTTTGTAAACGCGTATGCCCGAAGGATGGGCCCTGTAATACATAACCATCACGGTTTTGTAAATCAGTATCTGGGAGATGGGATCATGGCGCTCTTTCAGCAAAGCCCCGGCGATGCCATAGCTGCCGCTGTCGGTATGCAGGCAGAAATCAGAGCGTATAATACCTATCGGCTCGCTAAAGGCCGGAAGGCGTTGAAAGTAGGAATGGGCCTTCATACCGGCCCGTTGATTATGGGAATTATTGGCGATAATCTGCGCTCGGAGGCCGCAATCATCGCAGATACAGTCAATATCGCTTCACGACTGGAAGGGCTTACCAAATACTACCACACACATGTTCTCCTGAGTGAAATGAGTTATCTGGAGCTTTCGGAAGCCGACCAGGCAACCTGCCGTTACCTGGGTAAAGTACAGGTCAAAGGAAAGCAGGAAGCAATCGGGATATATGAATGCCTGGCCGGAGAAGAAGAAAAAATCCGCGACCTGAAACTTTCAACTAAGAATGTATTTGACCAGGGATTGCAAGCTTACCTGAATAAAGAATTTATCCCGGCTGCCGAATCTATGAAAATCGTTCTGGCAAAATACCCTGAGGATGAAACTGCCAGATACTTTCTTACGAGAGTTACACAACTCATTCAAACTGGTGTACCGGAAGAATGGACGGGCATTGAAGAAATGAAAGGGAAGTGA
- a CDS encoding ATP-binding protein, producing the protein MLEHLSKQEHTIVIGARQTGKSTLLKQLSESLSNSGEHTVMLNLERKDILLELNRSPESILKYVSLNHPFRTVVFIDEVQYLDDPSHFLKLLYDEYAGKIKIIATGSGAFYIDRQFKDSLAGRKKIFELPTLDFEEFLLFKEQDTLRDQLLSLRSGEIEKSIFGEQIWTYLEEYLTYGGYPAVVLESNIQDKIERLQELRDSFVKRDIMESGITDEIKFYRMMILLAGQVGSLLNSSELASTLRIKNTTADEYLFVLQKCFHIGLLKPFFNNLRKELVKMPKVYFNDLGLRNVLISYFAPIEQRADKGALLENYVYRRLTERFARDQIKFWRTSDGNEVDFVVEETPLGGHSVEVKFSSAEVNTSRYNKFVSTYPAFPLQFVSWREPALLH; encoded by the coding sequence TTGCTTGAACACCTGTCAAAGCAGGAACATACGATTGTCATCGGTGCACGGCAAACAGGTAAATCTACTTTACTTAAACAACTTTCAGAATCACTTTCCAACTCGGGTGAGCATACGGTAATGTTAAATCTGGAGCGGAAGGATATTTTACTTGAACTGAACCGAAGCCCGGAAAGTATTCTAAAATATGTTTCTCTAAATCATCCATTTCGCACGGTGGTATTTATAGATGAGGTACAATATCTGGATGATCCATCCCATTTTCTGAAATTGCTTTACGATGAATATGCAGGGAAAATTAAAATAATAGCTACTGGCAGCGGTGCTTTTTATATCGACCGTCAGTTTAAAGATTCATTGGCCGGAAGAAAAAAAATTTTTGAATTACCAACCCTTGATTTTGAGGAGTTTCTTCTATTTAAAGAGCAGGATACCCTGCGTGATCAATTATTGTCTCTCCGATCAGGGGAAATTGAAAAATCTATATTTGGCGAACAGATTTGGACTTATTTGGAAGAATATCTCACTTACGGTGGTTATCCTGCTGTCGTATTAGAATCGAACATACAAGATAAAATTGAAAGACTACAGGAGCTCAGGGATTCATTTGTAAAAAGAGATATAATGGAATCAGGAATTACGGATGAAATTAAGTTCTACAGAATGATGATTCTGTTGGCCGGGCAAGTAGGAAGTTTACTCAATAGCAGCGAACTCGCCAGTACGCTTCGGATTAAAAATACCACTGCTGACGAATATCTTTTTGTACTTCAAAAATGTTTCCATATCGGATTGCTGAAGCCATTTTTTAACAACCTCCGAAAAGAACTGGTCAAAATGCCAAAAGTCTATTTCAATGACCTGGGCCTTCGAAATGTATTGATCAGCTATTTTGCCCCCATTGAACAAAGAGCAGATAAGGGTGCATTACTTGAAAATTATGTCTATCGCCGCCTGACGGAACGTTTTGCCAGAGATCAGATCAAATTTTGGCGAACTTCAGACGGTAATGAAGTAGATTTTGTTGTTGAAGAAACACCACTGGGGGGACATTCTGTGGAGGTGAAGTTTAGTAGTGCAGAAGTAAATACCTCCCGATACAACAAATTTGTATCTACGTATCCGGCTTTTCCTTTGCAGTTTGTTTCCTGGAGAGAACCTGCTTTATTGCATTGA